The window CAAAAAGACGTAAGATAactatttaggtacttattgttGTTTGTATACTTAGAGAAACgttaaaacatttttctttcaATGAAAAGGTGGTACAGTACACGACAAAACATTCTATCAACGAGGAGAATTAAACGGTCGTCTAAGAAAAACACACAAGAATAACATTCACAACCTCGCTATACGATTCCTTATTATCTTGCAGTGGTCCTTGTTAATTGTAAGACGTACCGAATGAATAGTTTCCATTTACGCCTCACAGCGTCGTATTTGCTGCgagataattattttcttaacaGTACATCGCTCGAGCTTCACGTGTCGTTTTAACTCTCCTTCGTTTTACATGTTCAATGTTAAGCGCGCTATGGAACAACTTCGTTTATTGTTAGCTCAAGACTTGGTAGAGGTACACTGAAATGGTAACTGGTGAAGATTATAGTTAACTAGTACATTATGCTAAGAAGCTGCGGTGACAATAATACGGCTAAGAAGCCTTAGGTTTAATAAGGAAGCAAGCAGTATTGAGACAAAATCAGATAGGTAAAATTACAAAGAGTATATAAGTAAATTTCCTGTCTGGATTATTTAGTATTagttatacagggtggaaagaatcaatgagccctggagggcaactaccttataaatcctttagttagctaattgtactgaaaggaaacattcctttatttttaaaattgaacactACTGCATTTTTAAGATCTTCTAAACTTCCCTTGGTTCACCCGGGcatcgaaccaactaaaaattaaaaaataaaaactcgctattttattatacgaGTCAATATGATTATTGTTTAGGATAAAATTTGTCTAATAAACATTTGGGGTTCGTTTACCCcgcgttgcataaaaaatacgTTCCATTTTTAATCTTTTCATCAGAACGCCTCGTGTAAGAAGGAATTATGCATAGATTTATTACCATTTAaagattttcttttttatggTGTCTTTGGATTATAACGTTGGTATCATTTTACTAACAAGTAAACAATACTAGGTAAGTTAATTTAaagattttcttttttatggTGTCTGGATTATAACGTTGGTATCATTTTACTAACAagtaaaaaatactaggtaagttaataaatattcaatttcATGGTATCTCGTACAAGAAATGAGTGTAAGGCCAAATGTTTGTTAGataaattttatcctgaacaaTAATTCTACcgatttgtataataaaatagcgagtgttttttttttttaatttttagttagttcgtttcccgggtgagacaagcgaagtttaaaacatatttgaatgcagttttaattcatttaaaaaaaaggattgCTTcttttcagtacaattagctaactaaaggatttaaggtagttgccctccAGGGCCCATTGATTTTTTCCAGCCTGTATAATTATGAAATAACGATGCTTTACTTTGAGACCTATGTATATTAATTATTCggtaacatatttattttttctactgCCCACAACTAGTATTATTATTTCGCTCCAAGATTACCTAATGTTTTTGTATAACTACTATTcatttggtaggtaggtacgggtAATATCATTAGCTTTTCAGGATGGTGTGCTTCTTTGAACTCTGGGATTTTGTCttgtctttaaattaaaatcaaatagcGATAGTCTTTCAAAGCCGTGTTAGGTGCAGTACTAACTTGTACAACTTATTAGATTCACCACTTCAAAGGGCAGCTAGCCAGTAGGTACATGGAATTTTTCCGCTCGATGAAACATTCTTCTGGCACCAGATAGATAAGTCACGTGCGAGCAAAGCATTGCATTTGCCATTGTGAATAATGCAAGGGGCACGTGCGCTACTCCACTCCAGTCGTGATAGAATGCTTTAGTGTTGTCGCGTTATTGCGAGAAACACTGTAGGGATCTGAAGTGTGCGCGGATTCCTGCGAAATCATTTTCGAAAAAACGGAATGCAAATTAAAGTCGATTTACTTTTAAGTAACAGCTAGCTACGAGTATATGGCTGAATTAAGAGCCAGTTGAATTATGAAAGTCACTATaggtagattttttaaatcttatactCAAGTTTATGTTTCGGAATCACTGAACAAATTAGAACGAAAGGCGTTTTAATTGGCTGCACAGGGCTGCAGAGGTCGAAACgatttgttacgctttcattAATATGAACAGAAATCCCATGTTATAATCACATGAGTGGTCTGcatagctttaaaaataatcaaataaaaataccaacATTTGTATGCTGCGAGAGTGCACTACGAGCGCAGCAAAGCCCGAGTTAATGTAGGAAACCTGGGCTTAAGCAAGTTGTTCAAGTCACAAGTTGAGAACTGCTTTATTATTCAATATTAAATTCAACAGAGGAAGGACTGAGGCAAGTTCCTTAACTAAATATTTGAAGTTTTACTACACCGCGTCGCCGGCCGGGAGTAGTGTTAAAATCGACCTTGGTAATTCTGATACCGTCATCCTTTACAAATGTTTCGTAACTTGAGGCAACCATTTGCATATCATGTATCGAGCACTTTCTCATTGAATTACATTATGCTTTGCTGTCGAGCGAAGTACCTAATCATATCTTTTCCCACAGGAACTCCGTCAAGGTTCAGCATTATACCCCGTCTCGTTCTTACTTCGCTACGAATTCGTAGACGTGAGCGAGCAAGGACAACCGCTAGTCGATTCCCAGTCCGCCTGCGACAGAATTTTCAAATCGGCTCAGACGTATTCAGGAAGATTTCAATCCCCGAGAGCTATTTTCTATTATGGTCGCGGGGGCGCACAGAATCTCACTTGTATCTTACGGTACGGTTAATGATTTCTCGATACagctaaaatataattttacttattgaaacaatattattatgattatatttatttgcagatttgaagcaaaacaaaaagaaagaatCCAATTAACGTTCACAAGTAGTTTCTTTGGAAACAAACATTGTAGTTCATACAAAGACTCCCGAACTGGCCGCTGGAAATGTGATAGGCCTGCGAAAAGAACAATTGGGGGTGAAGGCTTCGCACAGATTATTATTACCGAGTATCCTTGGGAAGGAGTGCCTATTCAAAGGGATTGTCTGTGCACAAATCGATCCGAACCTCTGACTATACATACTTTGACCGCACCAGTAGTAGAAATTAATTTCACTGTCACTATGATGAACATAACTGAAGATTATGATGATTTCACGTTTGACGGCGAATATAAGTTTGTTCCTAGCGGACCAGGTGATGAAACTGTCTGTTCTACTGGCTGGGGAGAGAGAAGATTAAGAGGCAGCAGTGGAGAGATCAGGTTATTTGACAAAAGACAGACGCCATTAGCCCCAGAAATAGTTGGGACAGACATGTTATATCAGAAAGTGTCAGAGCAGAAGTAGCATGTGTTCATAGACCGTGGCTTATTGAGCCCGGCGGAGATGAAGTCACCCCAGTACAAGGCAGGTACTTATACCTTAAAGTGCCTGGGTTTGAAGTCACGCCAGCGACATCGTTTTGCCGTACTCCTAATAGACTTTTTATTTATGAGGCCCGAGATACATCTCAGCCTCACGAGATATGTCCCGATGGACCAAACTTTATAGAATTATTTTCGCCTGGATGGAACTCAACTCAAACACCTTTGGAAACTTCTTTAAAACAACACGCCCGAAGCTATGTTATTGATTTTCTGCAACATGAGCCAGCGGATTATTCGATTAAATGGATAGAGGTAATGAAGCAACCTTTGTTCGAACATGATCCGGATTCTAATGTCATGCCTCACTCTGTTTCGTTGGAATGTCGATACAAGtaagttttaatgtttaatattcGTTTATTTACAAATAGTTCATTTTAATCTATTGGAAGTTGTCatcaatattttgtttttacttttttgtagcTGTCCTGAACTCAACGCATGCATTCCACTGTCTTTGTGGTGTGATGGAAGCCCACACTGTCCATCCGGCTACGATGAAGATGATTCGAACTGTTCCTTCCGTATAACTCTGCCACCCCCATACGTAGCGGCGGCGGCTGGTGTCGGTCTACTCCTGTGTGCTATCACAGTAGCCCTTTGTGCATGCCGAAGGAGACGAAGAAAAGACAAAGAGTTCAAAGCTAGGTTAGACGACGCTTTACCACCGGAAGAAAGACCCTACGATCGAGCAAAAACAAACGGTGTGCCAGAAGGCACTCGCCAATAcgcaactgtgcaaaaatacgCCACTATAGACAAATACAGCTTAAGTCAAAAGTATTGCGCGGGTCTGAACGACGCGAGGTATTACGACGAGGTAGCACAAAGGGATAAGCTCGCAGATACAAGGTACGCTAGTTTAGGTCGCGCCGGGCGAGGCACGCGCGACAGCTCTCGGGGCAACGGCTCCAGAAGGGCCATGCCCGATCTAGGCTATCCTGATCTTAAGGACAATTTCTGTTGACCCTCTCCGGATCTTATAGAAACAACTGTATAGTGGAAAGCaatttataataactaaataaatgtgTTTCTTGTGTATAATTATGAAGAAGACTGATTTGGCAAAAGTGCCTCTAATATTTGGCGGATCTTAAGAAAATAACGATCATGAAACTGTgcttttaaaaaatttaatcattgtaacaataaaaaacagATACTGGCTTCGGACATTtatgaaattacatttaaattaagaCCATAGTGTTCTTTCCTTTGGggctaaatgtaaataatattgaaactAAAATGCCgtgttcattaaaattaattatctgCAACTAGGTAATTAATTGTGCAATATAAATGTTTAAGAAATTATGTTGAATAAGTTTTTTCCTGAAACCGATGAAatttctaattaattttattttgattattggATAGAACTGTGTACCCAAATAACATATCTAAATGTATATAAAATGCTTGACAATACAGTTTTAAGATACAATGTAAACAGTTCATTATTGAAGAGTGAAAATAGCGAGCGTATGAAGTGTGTGGACATAACAgtagtttaatttaaatgtcttcTGTAAATGCGGTTGCGGTGAGCTTATTCTCATCATCtgtctttaaaattaaattttaattatattatttaatatgttcATAGATAAAACAACTTGTTCGTTAACTACATCAAGTATTAAAGCAAAATAATGCGCTGacataaacatttttaattaaagtatggCCTTACACACAAAAATCTAACTTTATTGTAAGTAAGACCAGTATTGTTTAAGTTTATTGAACAGAggttttttgtttaaatcatgttttgttgtttttcttgTATTTCGGGttggtttaaaaatttgcaAGACATTTATCACTTAAACATTTGAAATGTTTGCTTTCTTATTCACTATGTTTACGTCTGAAGGATTATATGCTGTCATCAATATTTTATGTCTCATATTAATTATAGATACAAATAGTTACTATTATTGGTTGGCTAAGAATATTTAAGACACAGGCAGGAATCCTTTGTACTATAATATCCCACTATATTATATAAgccaatattttttcaatagtagaaaaaaatatttggaaaagGGTCTATCAACTTATTCTTGTACCTCGTTACCATGGTTACGTTCCCTGGACAACTATTTAAAACCACGAGTTTGTACATGTTTTCTCTGCTTAAAATTCATCgattataattttttgtcatagttacaagctcatttttttatagactatctcctaagcatattagtcgcatatatcaaagcagtttttttaagaaactctgtcactgttgtctcttggacaacgggacagaataacaaacaacaaaaagttgattgacccaaaacATAACTTACATGCCTGTAAGTActgttaatgtaataaataaaatataaaatgaaatgtgATATAGGTTGTAAAAACAGTAGATAAGCGTTCGCAAACTGTATAACGTAATATTAAGGTAATTATTTTCCTTGTGTACAATATAGCGATAACATaactaatattacaaacaaTTGTGAATAAATTATCGACTAAGATTTTTAAAAGTCTGTACTTATTTCACGGTAAAAGGAAAATTAAAGTCATTTCTAAAAATTACAAGGAATTCATTGTTTCATTTTcatgtacctatataatatgacatacctaatgtttaaaaaacaatacaataatcgaaGCTATAAGGGTACGTCCCAAATGTAATAGTGGGTATGTAAGTATGCAAACAATTTTTGTACACTCACAAttgataaaataagtaaatagtaAGTACTATGACTGGTATATACATGTCTTAATTCATCTGGAATTATTGTCAATCTAAATCTATAACAGGGAACCATGATTAACCGGTAGACAACACAATAGCCTGGTAGCAAAACCTAAATCACTGAagctagaaacttaaaatttgactGACCCTTGAGTAGGTATCTATAATAGTTTCATTAGGTTCTTTAATAAATTCCTATGGCAGATAGTTCTGGTCAGGTCCATGAAACATTGTCAATAGAACTAACCTATTTTTTCATCAGAGCATATACTTGCTAGCAAATACTTGTCaaaggcgttttttttttcaatagctGGTATGTCACAGGATATCGCTGCTTCTGCACTTCTCGTGTAAACTCTTATTTCATTTGCACTAATTATTCACAAAATGAAAGAAATCGACGCAGAACAGCGACAGATCACCAATTTTACTGTGCAGCAAGATTTTCGTATCAACTCGTCGAAGGAATACCGCTGGCTCCGAAGAGAAAGAACAAAATAGTAAAGTTGGGTGAgtaaactttttctttactgcgtagaaaatcatttttaaaattataaagaactTACACTAAtacactacttaaaaaaatacaagatatTGTATTGCATCGAGAATTTTTAATATCTTAGGAAGggtttaaaaaaaggttttaaaaggTTAACCTTCATTTAAAGTTGCACttgattttacaataaatgtcatagttgcaaaaaaaatccaccTAAGTGGATACCAGGAACGCGGAAATATGGTACTCAAACGAATGTATACTCTCAAAGACCTTGTTTAAATCTTGCACCAAACTGGGTAATAAAACAAGAAAAGAGACTAAGTAATGCGAAAAGAAACTTTGTTCATGACAATGACATATTTTtgtttagtataaaaaaatggagCTCATTAAAGCGAACGTTGAGGGGTGGCAAGCACGACCGACATTTTCCCGTGTTTGCGTATTTTCAAATTAAGGATAGACAGGGATGTGGGCCGCAGGAAGAAAGCCAGAGGTTCGGGTGAATTTATAACTGTGGGAAAGGTAACTTTAGTACTTTGTATTATCATTAAAATCCACTTGCTTCAATAAATCTACTTGAAATGTTTGCAAAATACGAAGAAAAcctttattaatttacaaatgGGAAAGTAATTCTGTATGAATCTTCTGTTGAAACTTCTTCATGCTTAagccactgaactgatttagat of the Choristoneura fumiferana chromosome 17, NRCan_CFum_1, whole genome shotgun sequence genome contains:
- the LOC141437477 gene encoding LOW QUALITY PROTEIN: uncharacterized protein (The sequence of the model RefSeq protein was modified relative to this genomic sequence to represent the inferred CDS: inserted 1 base in 1 codon), translating into MCLLKNFQDVFNNRTFLFIIVLLSLKLCSPQDLNEEFVNEDSLDTISDIMIVPVKKVKFPRNAQNPCRLSELLCDTGQCISLDKFCNGEDDCGDKSDEPKSCSPCNRTYMGDVGRTYELEVRRPREDHLPFICHLNFTATGGNYGDIIQLTFDTFTVGKFVSFTSDGCPDGHMTIVERSPSPPTGQWCGSAWGYTVYFSESDSINMTLRLDRLSQQGVGYNFDFKLAYKFLRRSEARLRYGNATVGAWRGESVPGTYCDRILSDCDLRACRIQSPNFPGVYPRNATCTYRIEHTKIPSDKHVLIVVRQTNSHKIHIKDQIVKYDRSQRVLKIWDQCNVVQDYLTVWDGPTRESPVLVRLCGGDAVPDIISRGPNMLLEFHTSPYDNPFHPVPLSYLPGFELEVQVLYVDKDSHSYVRLDGRCRFVLRSSDKTSGVLRNPRHSLPPNTSCVYYFQGRPNEIVWVSFVKYHSAGTEPAGFDQQKDCSSQLTIWDGAAPDADLERKLDMSDKRSLLGSFCREESPRLCDHALLSNATRATRPCAPSESYITSGPALTILQELRQGSALYPVSFLLRYEFVDVSEQGQPLVDSQSACDRIFKSAQTYSGRFQSPRAIFYYGRGGAQNLTCILRFEAKQKERIQLTFTSSFFGNKHCSSYKDSRTGRWKCDRPAKRTIGGEGFAQIIITEYPWEGVPIQRDCLCTNRSEPLTIHTLTAPVVEINFTVTMMNITEDYDDFTFDGEYKFVPSGPGDETVCSTGWGERRLRGSSGEIRLFDKRQTPLAPEIVXDRHVISESVRAEVACVHRPWLIEPGGDEVTPVQGRYLYLKVPGFEVTPATSFCRTPNRLFIYEARDTSQPHEICPDGPNFIELFSPGWNSTQTPLETSLKQHARSYVIDFLQHEPADYSIKWIEVMKQPLFEHDPDSNVMPHSVSLECRYNCPELNACIPLSLWCDGSPHCPSGYDEDDSNCSFRITLPPPYVAAAAGVGLLLCAITVALCACRRRRRKDKEFKARLDDALPPEERPYDRAKTNGVPEGTRQYATVQKYATIDKYSLSQKYCAGLNDARYYDEVAQRDKLADTRYASLGRAGRGTRDSSRGNGSRRAMPDLGYPDLKDNFC